One window of the Dermacentor andersoni chromosome 10, qqDerAnde1_hic_scaffold, whole genome shotgun sequence genome contains the following:
- the LOC126544816 gene encoding uncharacterized protein, with amino-acid sequence MIKRLSTPRLRRYGLVACADAVGRRRGGRRRRPRTTRRRRPGAHVAPSPARSGRRRRARQATMRHGTASGTPSSTSRYARRRTVSTPSQAGTNSGLGVALILLSWALALPATGEPQGSFERLMEAVGKSSHRRRDPADLDDGSYRYPRSSFDRSDDLDDAGLQEPPRSFERLMAHAAGESSSPIKRTKPTDMDGSYRAYYMNDYCNAGQKALPVHLQLHSDQAGVVLYSHRRNSTPRSSVCQLPFQVENAAKFTLSFRFFDTVSDSFICFMYLELVSSTETTDLLCGKDYTGTKSMVKASSSLTLRWTVSAREVLKRLGGFEIVITGFQQPESSGCAKGMSRCSNDRCVWNGFKCDGKDNCGDFSDERLCFAGKQDFTLYLIALFVITLMLLAIGVVFKIMYNKYPVVITGGPEQADANREGMVQTVLLPGPPPAMVVRRKGSLQDSASRSRAGSLVR; translated from the exons ATGATAAAGCGCCTCTCCACCCCGAGGCTTCGCCGATATGGCTTGGTGGCGTGCGCCGACGCCGTGGGACgcagaagaggaggaagacgacgacgaccgcGGACGACACGGCGCCGACGTCCGGGAGCCCACGTCGCTCCAAGCCCCGCGCGAAGCGGACGACGCCGGCGTGCTCGCCAGGCCACCATGCGTCACGGTACCGCCTCCGGCACACCGTCGTCGACGTCGAGGTACGCCCGGAGAAGAACAGTGTCGACGCCTTCACAGGCTGGGACTAACAGCGGCCTCGGAGTTGCGTTGATCCTGCTGTCCTGGGCGCTGGCTCTTCCAGCTACCGGCGAACCGCAGGGCAGCTTCGAACGCCTGATGGAGGCCGTCGGAAAGTCGTCCCACAGGCGTCGCGACCCGGCCGACCTGGACGACGGCAGCTACCGGTATCCGCGGAGCAGCTTCGACCGTTCGGACGACCTGGACGACGCAGGCTTACAGGAGCCCCCGCGCAGCTTCGAGCGCCTTATGGCCCATGCTGCCGGGGAGTCCTCGTCACCCATCAAGCGCACCAAGCCTACCGACATGGACGGTAGCTACCGGGCGT ACTACATGAACGACTACTGCAACGCGGGCCAGAAGGCGCTGCCCGTGCACCTGCAGCTGCACAGCGACCAGGCGGGCGTCGTGCTCTACTCGCACCGGCGCAATTCGACGCCCCGCTCGAGCGTCTGCCAGCTGCCTTTCCAGGTGGAGAATGCCGCCAAGTTCACGCTCTCCTTCCGGTTCTTCGACACCGTCTCCGACTCCTTCATCTGCTTCATGTACCTGGAG TTGGTGTCCAGCACCGAGACGACAGACCTGCTTTGTGGCAAGGACTACACGGGCACCAAGAGCATGGTCAAGGCTAGCTCGTCTCTGACGCTACGCTGGACGGTATCCGCCCGGGAGGTGCTCAAGCGACTCGGGGGCTTCGAGATCGTAATCACCGGATTCCAGCAGCCCG AGTCCAGCGGCTGTGCCAAGGGCATGTCCCGCTGCTCCAACGACCGCTGCGTCTGGAACGGCTTTAAGTGCGACGGCAAGGACAACTGCGGCGACTTCAGCGACGAACGACTCTGCT TCGCCGGCAAGCAAGACTTCACGCTGTACCTGATCGCGCTGTTCGTCATCACGCTCATGCTTCTGGCCATCGGCGTCGTCTTCAAGATCATGTACAACAAGTACCCCGTAGTG ATCACCGGAGGTCCGGAGCAGGCGGACGCGAACCGCGAAGGGATGGTGCAGACCGTGCTGTTGCCGGGACCCCCGCCCGCCATGGTCGTGCGTCGGAAGGGCTCGCTGCAAGACTCCGCGTCCCGTTCCAGGGCCGGGAGCTTGGTCAGATGA